A region of the Scylla paramamosain isolate STU-SP2022 chromosome 24, ASM3559412v1, whole genome shotgun sequence genome:
GAAGAGCATTAAAACTATCAAAAAATTATAAGCagccaaaaaaataatcaacaaaTAACCTTGCAATTCCATTACCACGTCCAATTACACATTCTATAAGACAAACATCAACTACcagagacagccagacagacagacacagacagacagacagacagacagacagacagactgacagccACACAAGTTGAGCAGCGCAACATCTACTTACCCAGGCCCGGGGTAATAATATGGAGGCGGTCTCTCGTACTCTGGGGAGAGGCTGGGCTGACTGGTGTAGCGTGGGGGCCCGCCACTGGGAGGGTAGTCTGCCCAGCTGTGTGCACACACGGATAGGCAAACTGACACAACCATACTACactcaactactactactgctgctgctgctgctgctgcattagTTACACCTTGTTCTTTGCTCTTCCTGAACTAAAATGCTTTAAGAATACTGGTCAATAAAAACCATGAGTTACGATATCTTAAgctagaagaaaaagaaaattgttgcTTCTACATATCATGGAGAGGAATGTGCTCTAAAGTTAAAATGACTAAATGGAATTTCATCTCATGGGTGACTGAATAGACTAAGTGTACAGTGTCATGTGCTGACACAGAAGTAAGGGTACTGTGCTTGAGTATATTAGCACTATGTTAGCAAACCATTCCCTCCATAACATTCACTTCATTAAATTTATCTTAGGTGTTAGAGGCAATGTTAAATTTATCAATTAtgaaaagcatttttttttaacatacatCAACAATAGTGTGTAGTATTATGATATCTTTAGATTTGAACTAcattaaagaattaaatatatGTCAACACCTTGAAATCATCAAAAAATTAGTAAATTAGTTCTTGAATCTGCTTGCTCTAGGCCCCAAAGATACTCACAACTTTCTCTACAGACCATTGCTATTCATAACTGTGCTAGTGAAGTGCTTCTCATAATGGATGCCAGAACAAGGTGTAACTGTGCTAGTCAACTTAAGATCCCACAGTCATCAATTCTGTGTCCTCCCAGGTACAGTTAGTGGGTGAGTTAGTGAGCTATTCATCATCATGTTCCTTATCATTCAACACCAGCTTGCTTgtcaaaaaaatcaaaataaagtaACTTAAATCCATATTCAAGAGACATACTCAAGCCCAGTAATACTTCTAAGAGTCTTGCTACCAAACATTCCGAGAGAAATGTTTACGGCTACATGCTCATGCTAGAATTTGGTCTTTTATTGCATTTAAGTATGTGGATGTACTTTTTTGTGGCTTACTTCAGAGTGAACAGAGTGACCGATTCTTATGACATTATATGGTTCAATACATCTAGTGAATATGGCTTTGGGGCACAACATACAAACTTTTCGGTGTCACCTTTGTTGAGTCACTTAAGTGAGTCACTTTACTGTGTTACCAAgaacacttcaccaccacctacatCGTCTTGAAGCAACATTTACATCCATACACTGAAGAACTTAGGTTTCATCTTCATAATGTCCCATCGCAATATATGCTTAGTACTAAAAGTGTAGCCTTATGGAAAAACTGTAGCCAAAATAAGTGCAAAGCCTGAGCCAtaatttaagaaaagaaagagaatatgcCTGGGTGGGATTAAATGAAGACAGGCAATTCTCACCTTCAGCCAACAATCATTGGCACATCTTAGAAAATGCATGGCAGGGAAAAGGTGTTGCAAAGTCATACCCTTTACCATACTAGCAGCCTCCACCAGAGTCCCATTTTTTTAAACATGACACTTATTTCCAGCTCAGGCACTTGTGTTGATGAAGGCCACTGATGGCAACACAGTTCATATCTAAGGATGAGGAGCAGGGAGCACTTACTCAGTGGTGTTGATGTATTCATTGCGGGGCGGCGAGGCTCGTGATCCGCTGTACGGTTGGTCTGCGGTGTAGCTGCTGCTCACGTAACCTTCGTGTTCGCGGGAACGCCTCCGCTGCTTCTTGTCATATGCACTGCTTTAGAGTGAAGAGTCAATTAGCGACACTCATACAAATACTTGATAATTTTTAATGAGAGATTTCATCATAAAAGGTCATCTACTTATAGATCATTCTTAGGTATATATTTTAGAGATATATGTACCATGGACTATAACAATGAATAAGTCACAGTAAGATGGTAACTCTGGGTGGTTCTCAGCAGCTACATTGTTTCACTTCCTTACACCAATCTGTGCCAGAATATGTGATCCAGTGAATAGCAACCAGGATACAATGAAGCATCTAGGTTAGAATTTCTATTACTAAGCTGAAACTAAAACATGGAGCATTAAGAATATAATAGTGTCAGTACAAGCATGTTTTAGTGGTGTAGCTTTTGTTATGTTAGTATGTTTTGTCTCCAAGCAGCAGATGCAACACTTATGGAATGCCAGTGCCAGGAAGGAGTGCAGAGGAAGGTGCCAGGTGGAGGGAGTTTGAGAGGGTGCCAGGTGAGGACAGACACACAGCTACTTGGGGCGGCAAGACCCACTACAGCAACACAAGCACCAACAAACACCAGGAGCCAGTAATCACCTGACGAGTACGACACGCCTTTCCATCGCCTTACTTTAtatcaaagagaaaaaataaagtccATTACAAATGACAAGCACATTCACTTGTACATCATAAATTATTAAAAGCATGAATTACAACTCTGAACTACAAAACTTACATTATGGTCATTCTAGTAGATACTTCAGAGTGCAATGCAtttgtgagagtgtgtgttattttatattatctAGGTTAATCCCTAAGGTTTTCCTCTCTGCAACATGACACTCAGCCTATCTACCCACACATGTTGATGACAACTGCACTGAAGCACAAGCTGACCCTTAAGCTGTTGCCCTCTTTATATGATAACATCACCCTCAGTATCTAGAGAATGACTGCACATGAGAATCAATGGTGAGCAATGAGGGAGTACTTTCAGTTATCGGCTGAAGTTCAAACTAACTTTGAGAGGCAATCAAGTAAAACAGAATACTGATTTGTCCACTAGTATCCATGACATGATATATATGATGAATTTacaaaataaatgcatgaataaatgtCCAATGAAGGTGGAAGACAAAGAGGGTGAAATACTCCCATGCCTCCACCATGAAGAGCTTGCTGATTAACGTCAGTAACTCTTCTCACAACAtccaaaaataaaagataataatgggatttatatttacatatacacacaacTTTTCATCTTACAATTATGGTCATTTAAATACAATAGTTGACTTCTGGATGATTTACCTCAATTTTCTACAATAGGGCAACCCCTTATGGGTAAATGAAAgcaatgtgtgtatgtatgtatgtacatatctGTACATTATAATAACTTTCccaacaaaacacacccagaacACAACAAATTGACACCTTTCAGATCTTAACACTAAAACCAAGGCCTAAAACACTTCAATTATCAGCAGCCCTCGGACAGGATAATTTGATCCCAGCACCGAGTTGAGTGACATGAACATTCAGTTTAGTGGCCCTTGAGTAGCCAGCCTGGGGAGGGGAAGCACTGGGCTGGAATGAGCAATGAGGGTCTTGAGCACAATCATTGTGGCAGCatgcatcacacacaccacattacTTACGTGGTGAGGGGGATGTTGTCCCTTTCAGCATATGCGTCATACATGGATTCTTGGCTGGTGAGAAAGTTTACACCCAATTAAAAGAGGCATTCACCAAGTGCCAATTCAAAGAAGGTAAATTTGCCTAGAACATTTCCAGCTCATGATGGAGTTGATGTCAGCTCCTGAAAACCACCGCAACCACCAcattcaccacaaccaccaccaccaccaccatcaccaccaccagcaccattgCCACTACCACTGCTTCTGCCAccttcaccaacaccaccgccaccaccaccaccatgaccaccctGTCCAGTGTCCATCAACGAGCCCCGCCGGTAGATGACTGCCCTCATCACAAAGACAGCTGTTGCCTTACATGATGTTGATGATCttttgaaggaaatgaaagttggcatattttccttattatcaAGAAACAGCATTTCTCATGCCAAGTTTTATGCGTTTTCAGTACCTCTGAATTTCTGAATATTTTAGTAATCTAAtattcatcatatatatatatatatatatatatatatatatatatatatatatatatatatatatatacaatactTTGCAGCATTTAAATAACACCAGGAAGTCCATAATAATTCAACAATGGATTCTCTAAACAGCAACATTACAGAAGAACAAGAGCGAGACCCTCATCCCCTGTCTGGGGCGGCTAGGGCTGAGCTGCCACGGCCAGTCAGCAGAGCAGTGGTCAGCTGGTCAGCCACACACAGAAGCATGACACAGGCAGCTTATAAAACTGAACATTCATATTCTCAGCTCTGAGATTCCACCATAGAGTTCTGAATGTACAGAGAATACACATTCAAAATGTAAAGCTGGGTCCTGAGGTACTGTTCAAACAGGTACAATGCAGTGAATTTTGGTTCCTCAGCTGAACAATACAAgtttgtttattatatattttttttgtaagaatACTAAATTGTGCTTCATTTAGCACTCATTTACATagattatatttatttcttcaaaTAAAACATGACCCTGACCTGGTACAGCTCATGAGCTCCTCAGCTCCAACAGTAATTAGATACAAACTTGAACCAGatgcctgtctttttttttttttcttttactgttttctttgtaaatttcttttcttatttgaaAGTTCTTCCCATAAGGATGTGTTTTATTAGATCTGGAGCTTCCTCTGTGTACTTGTGTATCAAATAGTGGCCTATGGACTCATCACTTCTGTTCACTCAAAATGTCATAGTagtgataaaagaaacaaatatgaATCAGATTTCCACCAAAGTAATTTTTCACAAGAACCCAGCTCTACAAGGATAGATTgtcttaaaatatataaatatttcatgccTGATACTGGTAGAAAGTTTGAAGAACATCTTGCAATGTAAGACTAAAGAGTCCCTTCTCTAATCATTATGCATGACCCAACACACCATAGTCCCAATCATGAATTAGCATTTGGGAGTCACAACACTTTTTCACAAAGGTCATGAACATTGTTGCATGAGACTGTTTGCCAAGTCCAAAAGCAAAGGTAACAGCATTTTTGGTGCTAATTTTCATCAGTATAGTAAATTTTCCAATgcccaaaatacttgttttaacAGAAGAGTCTGCATAGCACCAACATCAGAATTGGGAAGCTTTTATAAATCACTTTTGTATCATAAGCAAATGTCATAGAAAGTAGGAGGTATTTATAAGTGATGATGTCTCCTTCAGCAGGCTTACCATCTCTTTTCATTCAATTGGAAGGAAGTGTGAAAGAATGTCTGTTTCTTCCATTAAATTCGCTATGTCCATTCACAGCCTCACAAGAAATCCTTAGTATATTCTGAGAGAAAGCTGTCAAGCAGAAGATTTGACATAAAATCAGACAGCAACCCATCTGAGGGTGCATGGCCAGCCTCTTCTGAGGCAGGTGTGCACTGTGGTGTTTCTGGTCACAAATCTGACAACACATTCAGTAACATCTCTTTGGTATGTATATTCCatcaaaaaaatgtatatattcaACTTTCTTTCAAGAAAGAAAGTTACTGGGACAATGGATGAATGTCAAATGTGGTGAATGAGTCATAATGTTACATTTGTCCCCCTCCCAAGTTCTTGCATGTGCATCACAGGAAGCCACAAGTcaacccaccacacacacacaaacacacaggagtCCAGTACAGAGACAGGCATAAACCACTATGACTGACTGGACACAGCACACATCTCCACTGTCCCACACACTTGCTTGTTTTAAAAAGTCTTGATGCTCTGAAGATTTACAGACATCTATTGCTGGCACAGATATGTCATTCAACaataagatggaaagaaagattcATACGATTGTGACATAATTCTACTGAAGAATTACCAACAAAAACTTCTGAGCTGCAAAGTATTGTATAGAAATATGCATTTGAGAATATTTACATTCAAGAATTTACCTTCCAAGAGTTTGGAAGAAAGTACACCAAAATATCATAGACGAAGTAAAAAGAGAGTAACATTCTCATAGTTGATCAGGAAACCAACATGGAGTAATGCATTCTTGTATGATGTAGTATGCTGTATGATGCACGTATCAGTGAGCTGTTGTGTGGCTGAGGAAATCACTACTGCTACAAAAAATGGTCAGAAGTAAACCAGATAACCCACAAGACTCATGGACAAGTCATATGCAGAGTTGAGGCCATAAACTACAAGCTTTACCTAACATTCTCATCAGACAGACACAAATACATGAACCAAACAACACTTATTAGTTCCTATCAGTACTTGACATACAGTACTCACTTGGACATAGGAAAGCTGTTCCTCTCATCATATGCATCATACAAGTATTCGCTGTCAAATAAATATCTGAATATTAATTTGCTATTAACATACTAAACTACAACTGCAAAATACATTAAACTAATGACTCAAAAACAGTGACAACTGTTACTAGTATTGCACAGAAGCTGCTACCATCAAGAGGACACAGGGTaagctggggagggagggaggtctgAGAAGCAGGGACACTGATGCCACACCCTCCCGACTGAGGATAGGACTGACACTGCAATACCCTGCGTGCTCATGTTTGGGGTCAGGGGACTCTAGGGACAGCAGCAGGACAGCAATGTGTGAGGAGTTGGGTCTGGCAAACTCTACTCATCAGTAAGGAAAACTATACTAACTtgcaagtctaaaaaaaaaaaaattctaaaaaataataaggaaaactaTATCTGTAAATTCGTAtaatgtatgaatatatatatatatatatatatatatatatatatatatatatatatatatatatatatatatatatatatatatatatataaaccagcCTTATTTTTGCTTTCAAATTCCTATGATAGTCCACACCTGAAAGTCTGACCTTACATCAGTTGTCACTCAACAGTGCCTAGTCAAGTTTGAGCACATTGGGATTGTAAAATCTTGGTCTTTTCAAATTATGAAATATCCAGAGAAAGCCCAACTTGCTGCTTCACAAATCCTAAACAATCCTGACCTCTTAGTCTGAACAAAATCTGTATAAAGAAATGCATGACTTAAGTTGTATATAAACTTTGAAAAGCTAACCAACCCCAAACTGCCCCTTTTGTGCTTGAACAGCAGCCACCATGCATCATTCTAAATGTTTTCCTCCATACTTGTCAACTGCAACAATGCAATACACATTTCCACATGGCACAGTGTAGTACCTTATTTGTTCTCTGTCTATGAGGTTACTCTTAACATTCTCACTGCTCTAACGATATGCACTAATCTTATCTCCTCCAACCACTGCCTTCTTTAATGTTTAGCACAGCGCTGGTGCTAGTTGTGCTTCCCTCACCCAAAGCTCTACAGTGTTAGGTGCTTCTCTCAACTTCCACAGCATTATGCTAAGAAGGCTCCCACTGCTTTACTCTCTAACCAACAGTCACCTCAGCATTTATGCAAATCACTAGGTAACAAGCTGTCAGTTATATATCATCATGTAGTGTTCTGCTATCTATACAAATTTATATAATCTATGCACTGAATGGAACAATAAACTACTGAATCATTTTCTGAAATTATTTCAGCTTGTTTTGCCtaattaaaataatttataGTATTATTAATAGAATAACTTCATGTACATGACAAATCAAGGTTAGTATGTGTTACTttaaacaaaacactaaaacagcaGTTACTGCAGCAGTAGCATAATCATCAGTCATTAATTTTTTGGATGCTGCCATATCTAGACCTGCCACAAGCatggatgcacacacacacacacacacacacacacacacacacgcacacaacaccaAAGCAATACTTACGACTCATTGAGGGGTCCAGGGTATGGCTCTGTCTTGCGGTACAGCGATGAGAGATGCACAGCAAGGATCATTGctgggatgaagaagaagaacacccACCCAACGCTGGCCCAAAAACCATTCTGGCAAGGCAAAGCAATTACAGGTTACTATGTTCATTTGTACAGTCACCTACCATTATGATATATCCTGCTGGTAATGCTAAGAGCTCAATTGGTGTAACTCTTTAGGTTACAATAATGATCTTCAATGAGAGGGTGAATCTGATCATCCTATAATGAGTGAGGGAACAGACCACACTGGAGAAGATGCTCACAAAGGGGTACATGATGTCCTTGCAGACAGCGGAGGTGGTGGCATTGTAGATGGTGGACACAGGGCCACATCGGCCCACGTCATTCTCCACTGCTGTCTGTACATGGTGCACATACTCATCCACATCAGCCAGGAAGTCCTCAGAGAACCTCTCCACCAGCTGCAAAACACAGTAAATTAAATGTGACCATCTTTTCATCCATCCATGTATTCCAATTAAGCCCTTTCTTTACCAATACATTCATATTTGCAGGTTTCATTACAAATTATCTACAATAAGTACCCACCTCAGTCACTTCCCGGGAGCCGTTGACCTGCAGGTAGTACTGAGCAAACTCTGCCTGGCTGATGAGGTCAACAATTGCCTCCCGCAAGCTGGTCTTATTAAACTTGAGGTGCTCGTTGAGTCTAGCTGTGGTCCTCTTCAGGTCCCTTGTCAAGGAACCGATGGATGTCACCCAACGCTGGAGGCCCTGACAGAACATAGTTTATTTTAACCTGATGTGCATAATCTATATGGTTATCTTTCACTTAATGCAGtacagtgaatgaataaatcttCTTTCACCATTTCTCTGGAGGCAGAGATTAATGCCATGTACAAATCTCCACCATTCAGTCTcatgcatcttcctctgtgacccCCATCCTTTGTAATTCTACCACaattccatctctccatctcactctctgtcttcccttagataattttccttcaacattatagtgaatgaataaaagcTAATCTACTAATAGTATTCAATGCTATTCTTACCTCCAAAAACAATGCACCGTTCTTGAGTTTAACAGACACTTGGTGGTGGCCACCAGCTGTCTGGTTGAGGAGTGCTGCCAGCTCCATCAGGTCTATAGTCAATACTTTCTTCTCCAACTGGAATATATACAATCATATGAAcataaggagataagaaaataaatgaagctaCAAGAGGCcgtcaagcctacacgtggcagttcttgTATGAAAGGTTTCCACTGatcatcatccataaatttgtctaatcttctcttacactccctaatgactcagctcTAACAACCTTATTAATAATTCTACACTTACAACTTGTTGACAAATACATTCCAAGTGGTAATATGTAAAAATCTGATAGTTACTGATGAATTTGAAAGCTAAGTGCAAGTGTGATGGGAAGTGTGAGAAAAAGAGGACATAaggaaactcaaaatacattccaagaggtaatatataaataagaaccTCAATAGCTATTAATGAATGCGGGaggtagtgagtgtgtgtgtgtgtgtgtgtgtgtgtgtgtgtgtgtgtgtgtgtgtgtgtgtgtgtgtgtgtgtgtgtgtgtgtgtgtgtgtgtgtgtgtgtgtgtgtgtaacaggcagtgtgagagagtgagaaaaaagagataCTCAGGCACTCACAATGTCAGTGTAGTAGGTCCAGGTATCCTTGTCAGCCACAGAGGAGTTGGCCAGGTCCCACAGCTGCTCCTTAGCATTCTGGGACAAGATCTCCACATTGGTGTTGACGCGAATGTCACGCTTCAACTGGGCAATCTGAAACCATGGCACCACTTTGTTATTCCATCCTTTCCAtatgcatttattatttttttaatcttttccacATGCATTTTATCTTTTACCTAATTAAGTATTTATCATGTAAATTTCTAACATACATAATATCTTACACTCTTTAGCAGTGTATTAATCAAGGCATATCAAAGCTGAATCAACAGCAGAAAATACTTTTGGCTTagtatttaattttcaatcagtatgGAGTAATGATCCATTCACCGAAATTATATATACATCCACATATTTATGAGGGATATACCTTTTCATGCAAGTTAAGTCTGTTCTTGTAGTCCTGAAGCTTGGCCAGATTACTCTCAATATTGTCCAGGCTAAGTACTGTGTGCATACTCAAGTTTCTGTGGCACTTGCTGCAAAGATGAATTCACTATTAGTTatgtggaaataggcaggcatgttttatacaggaactgttacatgtaggcctgatggctccttgtagcttcccttacttccttaTATTTATATGCACTTATAAAATCAAGACAGAGGAAAAATTAAGATTATTAAGTCCTCAAAGTAACaggaagacacacagacatacctTATTATTTCAGTGAGTTTGGGTGCCTTGCCAGGAGGATACAAATGCTCCAGGTTTGAGAAATCCGCAGCAATAGAGAACACCTCAGAGTGCATAGGGTCCCTGAGCGGATCACACACCAGGATCTCACTTGCACTGCCCACCACAAAGAGGACAGTGGTGCAAGTCATGATCACCGCAGAGAACAGGAATGTCAAGCCGACAccactgaggaaaaaaataatacataactaAAATGATCTGGAGTAATACTGAGATGATGCATATAGTTTGACTAAAAATGTACACATGTTGCATATAGTTTGACTAAAAATGCATGGTATTAAGTCATGTTATCATTAAATTAATATTCACTAAGGTGGTGATTCATGTTACAATGAAAATCACTTTCACTACATAATATAGAGTTTGTGAACATTCAAACATCCACACTTCAATAAGGTGAGCAAGGGAAAATAACTCATACTTGAAGATGGTGAACACGTGAAAACAAATGAAGTCCTCCGAGCAGCCTCACACTCACCACATGAGCCAGGATGCCCCCGTGGACTTGTGGCAGGAGGACGCCTCGTCGGGGCGGCGGCCACAGCAGCCGAACACCACCCCCAGTGTGAAGCACAGTGTGATCACCAGCAGTAGGATGCATAATCCCATGGAGCCCCAGTATctgcatcacaccaccacacctcacatGTCAGCCACATTCATCATGCAAGTCTTAGTTATATTTGATTacatatacctttttttttttattaatgtaagagggacactggccaagagcagcaaaaagagtgaaaaagaggGCCACTGAAAgagccagtcccaaaagaaaagtcaaaaggaTCATCATAATTGGAGAAATGTCTTGAGTGACAAAACACACTAATGAAGATAACAATTTCTCATGTATAATTTTACACTGGAGAATCTTCTCAACAGTTTTCTAAAGTAAGAATTAACTTGAGCCACAAATGATTTCACAAGGGTATTCATAACAGTGATTCAATAACTATGAGACAATAATATAACTCAACATTAGTTATGCTCCTATACctaaaacataaacaaaaaaataaaaaaataaaataaataaataaataaaaaataacatatgAAAATACAGTGAAATATTGTAGTTACTAATATCTGACACCACTGCATTTAACACAACACATATATATTGTAACTACTACTGATCACATCATACAACTCAACAGAAATTACTCCTCCTATACTAATGCTATTCAGATatgcatagaaaaaataatatgttTGTAGAACTAAAGTGAAATATTGCAGCCACTAATACCCAACACAACTGCATTTAACAGATCACATATAACTGAACTACCAGCAAGTGTTAGTCCTGAAAACTTACCTGTACATGGCATATTCATTTATCCCATCTTGCATCACCCTCAGGTAAGCGTTGATCTGCCGCAGGTAAGTGTTGGGCTCCTCAGGGTATGAATTGGGTTCCTGTGACTCACTCAGATCAACAGGCTGAAGGAAACGGTGGATCTTCTCGGCAGCGTCTTCCAACTGGCCACCTGAATGTTAATAAAGGACTGATAAAGTGTTCTGTTCTATTCCATCACAagtggtaatttttttctttccctacatCATGAAAACAAATAGCAAAGGCACACTTACCTACATCCACAATCTTTGCCTTAATCTCAGGTATTGATCTCTGCACCTTATTCTGGATCTCTGTGGCTATAGAGTCGAAGGAGCGCTTCCCTCGCTTCACCACTATCTCTATGTCATTCTCTA
Encoded here:
- the LOC135112698 gene encoding prominin-1-like isoform X19, which encodes MLLEPSPVAATAVAASEDTRLLQDVYENSVSRKTVTQEPQPTREQVEEVVTTRTRGGKRRRNRKKKKEEARATEAAAVTTTTVAATLTAEVTTGLEKVEAAEATATAQASMEEELVVDAPRISYSRAWVNKSYKAKEEFNPRGMEHLYLITNLFLHLVHREREVPRELESLVAQELQQVDLDKKQGMRIVSELEANWDVLLIHYIGLVALVVLGALIVVVMPLAGLFFACCRCAGRCGAQEPHYDKKRDPCKRATLGTLLAIIVVVILLGLVCSFVSNARMEEGVQSLPKKWSVSVHDTKLFFNNTDNEVQNLLVRNYRELESVLYNKLDSSGELVKSELARVTKAVAIDNLTAIASSLSVIKQDLGEIKNTTIQLQDQTSNLRSGLEDVASRLKELYNSCESLPECRQLITKYADKLTINNDFDQYLKTDVLPQLPNVESKLEEVSNLIENDIEIVVKRGKRSFDSIATEIQNKVQRSIPEIKAKIVDVGGQLEDAAEKIHRFLQPVDLSESQEPNSYPEEPNTYLRQINAYLRVMQDGINEYAMYRYWGSMGLCILLLVITLCFTLGVVFGCCGRRPDEASSCHKSTGASWLMCGVGLTFLFSAVIMTCTTVLFVVGSASEILVCDPLRDPMHSEVFSIAADFSNLEHLYPPGKAPKLTEIISKCHRNLSMHTVLSLDNIESNLAKLQDYKNRLNLHEKIAQLKRDIRVNTNVEILSQNAKEQLWDLANSSVADKDTWTYYTDILEKKVLTIDLMELAALLNQTAGGHHQVSVKLKNGALFLEGLQRWVTSIGSLTRDLKRTTARLNEHLKFNKTSLREAIVDLISQAEFAQYYLQVNGSREVTELVERFSEDFLADVDEYVHHVQTAVENDVGRCGPVSTIYNATTSAVCKDIMYPFNGFWASVGWVFFFFIPAMILAVHLSSLYRKTEPYPGPLNESEYLYDAYDERNSFPMSNQESMYDAYAERDNIPLTTKAMERRVVLVSSAYDKKQRRRSREHEGYVSSSYTADQPYSGSRASPPRNEYINTTDWADYPPSGGPPRYTSQPSLSPEYERPPPYYYPGPGARPTPISDCTNRLKSDSEA
- the LOC135112698 gene encoding prominin-1-like isoform X5 — translated: MLLEPSPVAATAVAASEDTRLLQDVYENSVSRKTVTQEPQPTREQVEEVVTTRTRGGKRRRNRKKKKEEARATEAAAVTTTTVAATLTAEVTTGLEKVEAAEATATAQASMEEELVVDAPRISYSRAWVNKSYKAKEEFNPRGMEHLYLITNLFLHLVHREREVPRELESLVAQELQQVDLDKKQGMRIVSELEANWDVLLIHYIGLVALVVLGALIVVVMPLAGLFFACCRCAGRCGAQEPHYDKKRDPCKRATLGTLLAIIVVVILLGLVCSFVSNARMEEGVQSLPKKWSVSVHDTKLFFNNTDNEVQNLLVRNYRELESVLYNKLDSSGELVKSELARVTKAVAIDNLTAIASSLSVIKQDLGEIKNTTIQLQDQTSNLRSGLEDVASRLKELYNSCESLPECRQLITKYADKLTINNDFDQYLKTDVLPQLPNVESKLEEVSNLIENDIEIVVKRGKRSFDSIATEIQNKVQRSIPEIKAKIVDVGGQLEDAAEKIHRFLQPVDLSESQEPNSYPEEPNTYLRQINAYLRVMQDGINEYAMYRYWGSMGLCILLLVITLCFTLGVVFGCCGRRPDEASSCHKSTGASWLMCGVGLTFLFSAVIMTCTTVLFVVGSASEILVCDPLRDPMHSEVFSIAADFSNLEHLYPPGKAPKLTEIISKCHRNLSMHTVLSLDNIESNLAKLQDYKNRLNLHEKIAQLKRDIRVNTNVEILSQNAKEQLWDLANSSVADKDTWTYYTDILEKKVLTIDLMELAALLNQTAGGHHQVSVKLKNGALFLEGLQRWVTSIGSLTRDLKRTTARLNEHLKFNKTSLREAIVDLISQAEFAQYYLQVNGSREVTELVERFSEDFLADVDEYVHHVQTAVENDVGRCGPVSTIYNATTSAVCKDIMYPFNGFWASVGWVFFFFIPAMILAVHLSSLYRKTEPYPGPLNESEYLYDAYDERNSFPMSNQESMYDAYAERDNIPLTTAYDKKQRRRSREHEGYVSSSYTADQPYSGSRASPPRNEYINTTDWADYPPSGGPPRYTSQPSLSPEYERPPPYYYPGPGPQYYGGPPPGAGPAAGGMQVHPPPPGNPPPGPQGPTNFIHGPAPWNPQQRTINLGGWKISPAYSRDEYDA
- the LOC135112698 gene encoding prominin-1-like isoform X4, yielding MLLEPSPVAATAVAASEDTRLLQDVYENSVSRKTVTQEPQPTREQVEEVVTTRTRGGKRRRNRKKKKEEARATEAAAVTTTTVAATLTAEVTTGLEKVEAAEATATAQASMEEELVVDAPRISYSRAWVNKSYKAKEEFNPRGMEHLYLITNLFLHLVHREREVPRELESLVAQELQQVDLDKKQGMRIVSELEANWDVLLIHYIGLVALVVLGALIVVVMPLAGLFFACCRCAGRCGAQEPHYDKKRDPCKRATLGTLLAIIVVVILLGLVCSFVSNARMEEGVQSLPKKWSVSVHDTKLFFNNTDNEVQNLLVRNYRELESVLYNKLDSSGELVKSELARVTKAVAIDNLTAIASSLSVIKQDLGEIKNTTIQLQDQTSNLRSGLEDVASRLKELYNSCESLPECRQLITKYADKLTINNDFDQYLKTDVLPQLPNVESKLEEVSNLIENDIEIVVKRGKRSFDSIATEIQNKVQRSIPEIKAKIVDVGGQLEDAAEKIHRFLQPVDLSESQEPNSYPEEPNTYLRQINAYLRVMQDGINEYAMYRYWGSMGLCILLLVITLCFTLGVVFGCCGRRPDEASSCHKSTGASWLMCGVGLTFLFSAVIMTCTTVLFVVGSASEILVCDPLRDPMHSEVFSIAADFSNLEHLYPPGKAPKLTEIISKCHRNLSMHTVLSLDNIESNLAKLQDYKNRLNLHEKIAQLKRDIRVNTNVEILSQNAKEQLWDLANSSVADKDTWTYYTDILEKKVLTIDLMELAALLNQTAGGHHQVSVKLKNGALFLEGLQRWVTSIGSLTRDLKRTTARLNEHLKFNKTSLREAIVDLISQAEFAQYYLQVNGSREVTELVERFSEDFLADVDEYVHHVQTAVENDVGRCGPVSTIYNATTSAVCKDIMYPFNGFWASVGWVFFFFIPAMILAVHLSSLYRKTEPYPGPLNESEYLYDAYDERNSFPMSNQESMYDAYAERDNIPLTTSAYDKKQRRRSREHEGYVSSSYTADQPYSGSRASPPRNEYINTTDWADYPPSGGPPRYTSQPSLSPEYERPPPYYYPGPGPQYYGGPPPGAGPAAGGMQVHPPPPGNPPPGPQGPTNFIHGPAPWNPQQRTINLGGWKISPAYSRDEYDA